One Sodalis praecaptivus DNA segment encodes these proteins:
- a CDS encoding minor capsid protein yields MATLLHDNSVLIQTLIERLKASQGTELTTLYNELRASTGYVLQEYDGTINTMGQRDEISKLLANAMYGPVDGYSKQLLALCDQLSGDVAQLELNSLSSIPGMPGLIVPDTDKIIRQVHNRPLSIRNWRGELLLDPFIKDWETLTLTAANNAVLRSWREGQTIQQLTTALRGTRALNGADGIIGQYVKNADAIARTAIQHTATVARETFFDVNDDVVDKVQFVATLDNRTTAICRSLDGREFAINVGPRPPLHIRCRSTIIPVLADSALNDILREGETRASSDGYISSDETYYQWLLRQPDKQQDMIIGKNRGKLLRDGGLSAERFAALQLDRNFEPMTLEEMRKIAPEAFKRAGI; encoded by the coding sequence GTGGCAACGTTACTCCATGATAATTCTGTTCTCATCCAGACCCTGATTGAGCGACTTAAAGCCAGCCAGGGAACGGAACTGACGACGCTCTACAATGAATTGCGCGCGTCTACTGGCTACGTTTTACAAGAGTACGATGGCACTATCAATACGATGGGTCAGCGTGACGAAATATCTAAACTGTTGGCTAATGCAATGTATGGGCCAGTCGATGGATACTCCAAGCAACTTTTGGCCCTATGCGATCAACTTTCCGGCGACGTTGCCCAGCTCGAACTCAATTCCCTAAGTTCTATTCCTGGCATGCCGGGCCTGATTGTTCCCGACACTGACAAAATCATTAGGCAGGTCCACAATCGACCACTTTCAATAAGGAACTGGCGTGGTGAGTTATTACTCGACCCGTTCATTAAAGATTGGGAAACACTCACCTTAACGGCCGCAAATAACGCCGTATTGAGATCATGGCGCGAAGGACAGACCATTCAACAACTGACTACTGCACTGCGCGGCACTAGGGCATTAAACGGCGCTGACGGCATTATCGGGCAGTACGTTAAGAACGCTGACGCGATAGCCAGGACAGCCATCCAACATACCGCTACAGTGGCCCGCGAAACTTTTTTTGACGTTAACGATGATGTGGTTGATAAAGTCCAATTTGTCGCCACGCTTGATAACAGAACAACAGCAATTTGCCGTTCTCTCGATGGGCGAGAATTTGCGATTAACGTCGGTCCGCGACCGCCTCTTCACATTCGGTGCCGAAGTACGATTATCCCGGTGCTGGCTGATTCTGCGCTTAATGACATTCTTAGGGAAGGTGAAACGCGGGCATCTTCTGATGGTTATATTTCTTCCGATGAAACCTATTATCAATGGCTATTGAGGCAACCAGACAAACAACAGGACATGATTATCGGCAAGAATCGGGGAAAGTTGCTGCGTGATGGTGGACTTAGTGCTGAGAGATTTGCAGCTTTGCAGCTAGATAGAAACTTCGAGCCGATGACATTGGAAGAGATGCGCAAAATAGCACCAGAGGCATTTAAACGCGCTGGAATTTGA